The genome window CCGCTGAAAAAGAAGCCGCCCAGAGGCGGATGGTCGCCCTGAACCTGGCGTATGAGGAAGCCCTCCGGCTGGCTTCCCCGCGGACCGGTTCCGTGACCCCGGAGCTTTCCAGCGCCGAAGCCATTTTAATGGCCCAGCGGGCCATGGCACGGGACAACCCGGAAGGCGCGCTGCGCAGCCTGGTGCGGTGCGAAAAGCGGGACGGTGAATGGTACTACATGCAGGGAAAAGTCCTGATGGCGATGGATGAATACGACAGCGCCCATCAGTCCTTCCGGGAAGCCGTCAGGCTGGATCCGGACAATAACGTATTCCGGGCCGGTGCCCTGGCCGCCGCCGTGGCACAGCAGAAGGAACAGAAACTGCCCGGCAAAGTAAAGAAAGTATTCAAACACATAGCGAAGAAATTCTGACGAATCGTGTATCAGGGAGTCTGAAATTGAAAGACAGGCGTTGGATGAAGCGTTCATTGATTGCCGCGATGGTGATGATCGCGGCTCTTTTTTGCTGTGCCGCCGCGGGAGCGGAACCGGCACCGGACATCACCAGAAACTGCAAGTTCAACGCAGGGTCCGGACGCAAAACCTTTTCCAGATGCAAGGACAGGGATTACAAAACCTACTGGAGAACCAACAACGGAGACAAGTGTTATGTTGAGGTCACCGTACCCGCAGGCCAGAGCGCTTCCGGCGTGATGGTGCAGTGGTATGAGCATCCCCATGCCTGGGGCGTGCAGGTAAAGGACGAAAGCGGTACCTGGACAGACGCCGGCCATACAGACGGCAGCTACCTGGCGGAATACCTTCCCCTGCCGGAAGGAACCACCGTGTTCCGGGTGGCGAACGCTCCCGGGGAGAAGCGCCATTTCAACATGACGGAGCTGCGGATCTACGGAGAGGGAGATATTCCTCCGGAAGCGCAGCAATGGCAGCCAAGCGCTGAAAAAGCGGACCTGATGCTGCTGGTGGCCCACTCTGACGATGAGGTGCTGTGGTTCGGCGGCACCCTGCCCCGGTATGCCGGCGAAGAAGGCAAGGTCTGCCAGGTCTGTATGATGGTGCCCTCCATGCCCTACCGGCGGCTGGAGCTCCTGGACAGCCTGTGGACCTGCGGTGTGAAGAACTATCCCGTTTGGGGAAACTTTAAAGATGCCTTCTCCTTCACGCTGAAGAAGCAGTATAAACACTGGAATAAGAACAGGGTATATGAAACCGTGGCCGGCTGGATCCGGCAGTTCCAGCCGGATGTGCTGCTGACCCATGACCTGCAGGGAGAATACGGTCACGGCGCCCACCGGGTATGCGCGGACGCGGTCATGAACTGCCTCCAGGCCGCGGCGGACGAAAAAAAGTATTCCTCCTCCGCAAAGAAATACGGAACCTGGGATACACCGAAATGTTATATTCACCTGTGGAAGGAAAACGGGATTGATATGGACTGGCGCCAGCCGCTGGATTCCTTCGGCGGGAAAACTTCTTTTGAGGTAGCTGAAGCCGCTTTCCGCTGCCATGTATCCCAGCAGAAGACCGATTACCACGTGGAGGACTGGGGGCCCTGGGACAACAGCCTGTTCGGGCTGTACCGGTCACTGGTGGGAGCGGACGAGGCGAAGGATGACTTTTTCGAGAACATAATAAAGTGAATTCTGAGATCAGAATTCACTATATAAGGTAGGAGGTAAAAGTCCTGTCCCCCAAACACTCCATTCCAGCTGCTATTAATCTTATTCTTTGGCGGTCAGTTCCTTTTCCAGGGTAACATACTTGGAAAGGATGCGGCAGTGCCAGCCGCAGATATCCACTTCCGCCCATTCGTCGATAATATCAAAGACGGTGATCGGCGTTCCGAGCTTGTATTCTCCCAGGTCCCGGCAGCCCTTATCCCTGGAGCGGGCATGGACGGTATCCCTGCCGGTGATCCTTCCCTTGACGGAAACATAACCGGTATCGAAGTCTGTATGGTCATTCATGAAGAACTCCAGTGAGGAGGTCTGAACATAACCACGCAGGCCTTCGCAATCCACCAGGGTCCAGTTTTTGCCTGTGTTGATAACGCGGAGCACCGTACCCGTACGGATCTGCCGGATCTTCGCGTTTTTCTTATCGTTACCCGGAGCCTTGCGCAGCCAGGCATACCCAAGTTTCGGCGCGTCCACCGCAGCGAGAACCTTGTCCTCCGGCGCTTCGGTCTGCCAGGTCAGTTCCACTGTGTTGACAAGGGTGTTTTTCCCGTCCACCACAACCATGGAGCGGCCGATACCCATGTATTTGACCTCGACCTGGACTGTGTTGCCGGTCGCGGGATCTGTCCAGAAGGTAGGAGTTTCCGATCCGTTGCGGGCCGCCACGCTTTGCAGCAGCGCGTCCCATTCCTCGCCGGTGAGGGGAGCGCGGGTCGGCCCGTCCTCCACATCGATCTGGATCTGGCCGGAATCGACGGTAATGCTCCCGTCTTCGTTTTTCTTCACGGGGTCCTGGTCGTTGGTCACAACGGTCATGCTGCCGTCATCGTTCTTGACGGTGGAAGAGCCGGGAGAATTATTGTCATCCTGGACACCGCCCGGGGTGATCGTATGGACCTTTCCGGTCGGGTCGGTATAGGTTCCCTTGCCATAGTCCCAGATGCCGCCGTCCTCGTCCGTCTCAACACCGGAGGCCAGGGCAGCAGTGTACAGCAGCACGCAAAGGCAGGCGCACAGTATCAGCAGAAGCAGTGTTTTCCATCCGTTTTTCATCAGCTTCATCCGTGTGCTCCTCCCTTCCGTCCCCCTCCGGAGAAGGGGTTTCTGAATCATAAACAACAGATTTATGATACCGGATATACCCTTTTTTGTCAACAAAAGTGAAATGGTTTTGTAACATTCTGAAAGGATGACCGAAGCATGAAAATCTCCAAAAAAGACGCCCTGACCTGGTTCCGGTTCTTCGCGGAACTGCCCGAAGATGAACCCCTGGGCTGCCGCCAGCAGGAAATCTCCCTGGCGGTGTTCAGCCAGATCGAAACTGCCGTGGAAGCTCGGCGGAAGAAGATGCTGGCGGCCATTCCCGGGCTCAGGGCCGTTGTGCCCGGCACGGAAGGCGTAAAGCCCTGGGAACCGGATATACCGGTGTGCACCCTGTTTGTCGGCCCGGAGAAACAGTTCCCCGCCGGATGCCGCAGCTGCCTGCTGGGCACAGGGCTTTCCGCTGTCCGGAAAACCAACCGCTGCAACATGGCCTGCCCTTTCTGCTATGACTACGGTATGCTGGACGAAATCGAACCCATCGGGGAAGGCCTGTGGGAGATCGGCGGAGGCCGGTATCGGGAGGAGGACCTGCCGCTGCTGTTTGCCCTGCAGGGAAAGCCTACGGGGATTGCCTATGTGTACCTGGAGCCCTTTATGGAGATTGAAAAATATTATGGCATCATCCGCCGCTTTCATGAGGCCGGGGTGCACCAGCATATGTATACCAACGGCGTGAATGCCAGCGAGGAAAACCTGAAGGCCCTGGGAGAAGCCGGACTTGATGAGCTGCGGTTCAACCTCGGGGCCAGCGGAGCGGCAGACCGGGTCATCGACGCCATGGCTGCCGCGAAGAAATATATCCCCCAGGTGGGTATTGAGACCCCGATGACCCGGGAGTTCTTCAAGGCGCTTAATGCCAAAAAAGAAAAGATCCTCGCAACGGGGATCGACTTTATGAACTGCGCCGAACTGCACCTGAACGACAACAACATCGCCAACTACGCCGGTGAACCCATGTACTTCTGCCGCATGGGCTACCTGAGCCCGATCATCAGCCGGGACCTGACCCTGCAGGTGATGAAAACCGCGGCGGAAGAGCAGTGGCCCATCACGGTGCATGACTGCAGCAATAAAACAAAAATCGCCCGCGACCTGAACCTGGCTGCCCGGGAGGGCGGCTGGTTCGGCCGGAGCGTTTACGGACGTGAGATCGGTGCCATCCCCTACGCGGCATTCCTGCCGTCCCTGGAGGATGAAACCCTCGTGTTTACGGAAGAGGAAGAACTCCCCCGGGGTTACCGTCCGGGAGAAATCGTGCTGTAAGCCGGATCCACATCCAGGGTGGCAAAGTAGTCCGCGGCGGTCTCCGCCCGGCGGATCAGCCGGTAATTACCCTCCGCGGTATACAGCACTTCCGCGCCGCGCAGGCGGCCGTTGTAGTTATAGCCCATGGCGGAGCCGTGGGCACCCGTATCATGGATCAGCAGGAGATCCCCGATTCTGATCTCCGGAAGCTTCCGTTCCCAGGCAAATTTATCATTGTTCTCACAAAGACTGCCGGTGATATCGTAGACGTGGTCCGCGGGAAGATCCCGCTTGCCGCAGACGGTCACATGATGGTAAGCCCCGTACATGGCCGGGCGCATCAGGTTGACCGCACAGGCATCCACGCCGATGTAATCCCGGTAGATCTTTTTTTCATGCACGGCATGGGTCACCAGCCAGCCGCAGGGGCCGGTCATCCAGCGGCCCAGCTCCGTTTTGATCGCGACGCCGCCTTCGGGGAAGATCTTTTCATAGACTTTCCGTACGCCTTCGCCCACCTGCTCAATATCCGGTTCCTTATCTTCCGGCTTGTAGGGAATGCTGATGCCGCCGGACAGGTCCACAAAGG of Aristaeella lactis contains these proteins:
- a CDS encoding J domain-containing protein; translated protein: MNNPFEVLGLKGWAGPDEIRSAYRTLARQCHPDMIQDPAEKEAAQRRMVALNLAYEEALRLASPRTGSVTPELSSAEAILMAQRAMARDNPEGALRSLVRCEKRDGEWYYMQGKVLMAMDEYDSAHQSFREAVRLDPDNNVFRAGALAAAVAQQKEQKLPGKVKKVFKHIAKKF
- a CDS encoding PIG-L deacetylase family protein gives rise to the protein MKDRRWMKRSLIAAMVMIAALFCCAAAGAEPAPDITRNCKFNAGSGRKTFSRCKDRDYKTYWRTNNGDKCYVEVTVPAGQSASGVMVQWYEHPHAWGVQVKDESGTWTDAGHTDGSYLAEYLPLPEGTTVFRVANAPGEKRHFNMTELRIYGEGDIPPEAQQWQPSAEKADLMLLVAHSDDEVLWFGGTLPRYAGEEGKVCQVCMMVPSMPYRRLELLDSLWTCGVKNYPVWGNFKDAFSFTLKKQYKHWNKNRVYETVAGWIRQFQPDVLLTHDLQGEYGHGAHRVCADAVMNCLQAAADEKKYSSSAKKYGTWDTPKCYIHLWKENGIDMDWRQPLDSFGGKTSFEVAEAAFRCHVSQQKTDYHVEDWGPWDNSLFGLYRSLVGADEAKDDFFENIIK
- a CDS encoding radical SAM protein, whose protein sequence is MKISKKDALTWFRFFAELPEDEPLGCRQQEISLAVFSQIETAVEARRKKMLAAIPGLRAVVPGTEGVKPWEPDIPVCTLFVGPEKQFPAGCRSCLLGTGLSAVRKTNRCNMACPFCYDYGMLDEIEPIGEGLWEIGGGRYREEDLPLLFALQGKPTGIAYVYLEPFMEIEKYYGIIRRFHEAGVHQHMYTNGVNASEENLKALGEAGLDELRFNLGASGAADRVIDAMAAAKKYIPQVGIETPMTREFFKALNAKKEKILATGIDFMNCAELHLNDNNIANYAGEPMYFCRMGYLSPIISRDLTLQVMKTAAEEQWPITVHDCSNKTKIARDLNLAAREGGWFGRSVYGREIGAIPYAAFLPSLEDETLVFTEEEELPRGYRPGEIVL